One Pseudorhodoplanes sinuspersici DNA segment encodes these proteins:
- a CDS encoding MliC family protein: MIQNGIDISASSTSRHCHIGACLAATAVLMTASLPAQAQTFVRYLCADGTPVVAAFYPQDRTARIQVDGKALALPQRLSADGGRYAKGGVSFWIKGQQATLKRPKTKPTICKVQ, from the coding sequence ATGATTCAGAATGGAATCGATATCTCGGCATCTTCAACGTCACGTCATTGTCACATCGGCGCTTGCCTTGCTGCCACCGCGGTGCTGATGACCGCCAGTCTTCCGGCGCAGGCGCAGACTTTCGTTCGCTATCTCTGCGCGGATGGCACGCCGGTCGTTGCCGCTTTTTATCCGCAAGACAGAACTGCCCGCATCCAGGTCGACGGCAAGGCGCTGGCGTTGCCGCAGCGGCTGTCGGCAGACGGCGGGCGCTATGCCAAAGGCGGCGTGTCGTTCTGGATCAAGGGCCAGCAGGCGACCTTGAAGCGGCCGAAGACCAAGCCGACGATCTGCAAGGTGCAGTGA
- a CDS encoding acyl-[ACP]--phospholipid O-acyltransferase, whose product MADKSSPLMLSWRFAPLFWCQFFSAFNDNFLKNSIVFLILFRIHAGAGAVDGSQGEALITLAGAIFIAPYFFLSALGGEIADRFDKAVIAQRLKFVEIAIAAIAVGGFLIHSLVVLYVALFGFGVIGALFGPIKYGILPDHLERRELPAGNALVEGATFIAILLGTIVAGIAAHGGGSPIGFSALVMFFALLCWLAALFIPRTGEAAPNLIINKNIASSTWSLIQHLRSDHRLWWGALVTSWFWLSGIVVLSLLPPAVKSLLGGNEETVTAYLAVFSVAVAIGSGLAAWLASGRIILLPTLLGALLLGFFAVFMGYSLYGVTPATQFAGPLEILTSPRGIKVAISLMGLAIGGGLFIVPAFAAVQAWSAADRRARVIAAVNVLNALFMTVATLFVAVLQSNGVTTPQLLIGLGVANFLVAIAIGITMPTRPFNDALSILYRTFFRAEVHGLDNLQKVTSPNVILALNHVSFLDAGIALSLLGRNPLFAIDTSIAQKWWVRPFARMTRALPIDPLKPMATRTLIQAVQAGDTLIIFPEGRLTVTGSLMKVYDGAGLIADKSDATIVPIRIEGLERSYFTRLHGDQIRKQLFPKVRVTVLEPTKLNLDPALRGKARRRAAGAALYDIMSDMIYKTTPTDRTIHQAVVDAAKEHGMKTVATEDMVTGSLTYKRLLLGARILGKKLMPLAEVGKPLGVMLPNANGAVVTIFGLMSAGRVPAMINFTAGASNILGGCRAAGIDTIVTSRAFIERGKLEPLLEKLSAEVKIVYLEDVRATLGLFDKLDGMLNYKKSLVQRKPNDWAAILFTSGSEGVPKGVVLSHRNILTNAAQARARIDFNRTDKVFNILPVFHSFGLTVGVILPIVSGVPIFLYPSPLHYRTVPELVYVTNATIMFATDTFLNGYARAANPYDFRSIRYMLAGAEPVRESTRQLYLEKFGIRILEGYGVTETAPALALNTPMFNKFGTVGRLFPGMEAKLEKVEGVDEGGRLFVKGPNVMLGYLRVEHPGVLERPPEGWHDTGDIVTIDAQGFIKIMGRAKRFAKVGGEMVSFAAVEALAGELWPDAVSAVVSVPDARKGERLLLYTNKEKATRSDFIAFAREHHASELMIPAEVIYREKLPMLGSGKVDLLTLAKMAKEERAQAAQPRPVVPA is encoded by the coding sequence ATGGCCGACAAGTCCAGTCCGTTGATGCTGTCCTGGCGCTTTGCGCCGTTGTTCTGGTGCCAGTTCTTCTCGGCATTCAACGACAACTTCCTCAAGAACTCGATCGTCTTCCTGATTCTGTTCCGCATTCACGCGGGCGCCGGTGCCGTTGACGGATCGCAGGGCGAAGCGCTGATCACGCTGGCCGGCGCGATTTTCATCGCGCCGTACTTTTTCCTCTCTGCGCTGGGTGGAGAAATCGCTGACCGCTTCGACAAGGCGGTGATCGCGCAACGGCTGAAATTCGTCGAGATCGCCATCGCTGCGATCGCGGTCGGTGGCTTCCTCATCCATTCTCTGGTCGTTCTGTATGTTGCCCTGTTCGGGTTCGGTGTGATTGGTGCGCTGTTCGGCCCGATCAAATACGGCATTCTGCCCGATCATCTCGAGCGCCGTGAATTGCCGGCCGGCAATGCTCTGGTTGAAGGCGCAACCTTCATCGCCATCCTGCTCGGCACCATCGTCGCCGGCATCGCCGCTCACGGCGGCGGCAGCCCGATCGGCTTCTCCGCGCTGGTCATGTTCTTTGCGTTGCTGTGCTGGCTCGCAGCCCTGTTCATCCCGCGTACCGGTGAAGCCGCGCCCAATCTCATCATCAACAAGAACATTGCCTCTTCGACCTGGTCGCTGATCCAGCATCTGCGCAGCGATCACCGGCTGTGGTGGGGAGCACTGGTCACAAGCTGGTTCTGGCTGTCCGGTATCGTGGTGCTGTCGCTGTTGCCGCCGGCGGTCAAATCGCTGCTCGGCGGCAACGAGGAAACGGTCACCGCCTATCTTGCGGTTTTCTCGGTCGCGGTGGCGATCGGCTCCGGTCTTGCGGCGTGGCTGGCCAGCGGCCGCATCATTCTGCTGCCGACCCTGCTCGGCGCATTGCTGCTCGGCTTCTTCGCCGTCTTCATGGGCTATTCGCTGTATGGCGTGACGCCGGCGACGCAGTTTGCCGGGCCGCTGGAAATCCTCACGTCGCCGCGCGGAATCAAGGTGGCGATTTCGTTGATGGGCCTCGCCATCGGCGGCGGCCTGTTCATCGTGCCGGCCTTTGCCGCCGTGCAGGCCTGGTCGGCTGCCGATCGCCGCGCCCGCGTGATTGCCGCGGTCAACGTGCTCAATGCCTTGTTCATGACCGTCGCGACATTGTTCGTCGCGGTGCTGCAGAGCAATGGTGTAACAACGCCACAACTCCTCATCGGCCTCGGCGTGGCCAATTTCCTGGTTGCCATTGCCATCGGCATCACCATGCCGACCCGGCCGTTCAACGACGCCCTGTCGATCCTTTACCGCACCTTCTTCCGCGCCGAAGTGCACGGCCTCGACAACCTGCAGAAGGTGACGAGCCCGAATGTCATCCTGGCGCTCAACCATGTGAGCTTCCTCGACGCCGGCATCGCGCTGTCGCTGCTCGGTCGCAATCCGCTGTTCGCGATCGACACGTCGATCGCGCAGAAATGGTGGGTGCGCCCGTTCGCGCGCATGACGCGGGCGCTGCCGATCGATCCGCTGAAGCCGATGGCGACGCGCACCTTGATCCAGGCGGTGCAGGCCGGCGACACGCTGATCATTTTCCCGGAAGGCCGTCTGACGGTCACCGGCTCGTTGATGAAGGTCTATGACGGCGCCGGTCTGATTGCCGACAAGTCCGACGCGACCATCGTGCCGATCCGCATCGAGGGGCTTGAGCGTTCGTATTTCACGCGTCTGCATGGCGACCAGATCCGCAAGCAATTATTCCCGAAGGTCCGGGTCACGGTGCTGGAGCCGACCAAGCTCAATCTCGATCCGGCCCTGCGCGGCAAGGCGCGGCGGCGCGCGGCGGGCGCTGCGCTCTACGACATCATGTCGGACATGATCTACAAGACCACGCCGACCGACCGCACCATCCATCAGGCGGTGGTCGATGCCGCAAAAGAACACGGCATGAAGACGGTGGCGACCGAGGACATGGTCACCGGTTCGCTGACTTACAAGCGCCTCTTGCTCGGCGCGCGCATTCTCGGCAAGAAGCTGATGCCGCTGGCCGAGGTCGGCAAGCCGCTCGGCGTCATGCTGCCGAATGCCAATGGCGCCGTCGTCACGATCTTCGGGTTGATGTCAGCGGGCCGTGTGCCGGCGATGATCAATTTCACCGCCGGCGCCAGCAACATTCTCGGCGGCTGCCGCGCGGCCGGCATCGATACAATTGTCACGTCCCGTGCCTTCATCGAGCGCGGCAAGCTGGAGCCGTTGCTCGAGAAGCTCTCGGCCGAGGTGAAGATCGTCTATCTGGAGGATGTCCGCGCAACGCTTGGCCTGTTCGACAAGCTCGACGGCATGCTGAACTACAAGAAGTCGCTGGTGCAGCGAAAGCCGAATGACTGGGCCGCGATCCTGTTCACATCGGGATCGGAAGGCGTGCCGAAGGGCGTCGTGCTGTCCCATCGCAACATCCTGACAAACGCGGCGCAGGCGCGGGCCCGCATCGACTTCAACCGCACCGACAAGGTGTTCAACATCCTGCCGGTCTTCCATTCATTCGGGCTGACCGTCGGTGTGATCCTGCCGATCGTCTCGGGCGTGCCGATCTTCCTGTATCCGTCGCCGCTGCATTATCGCACGGTGCCGGAACTGGTTTACGTCACCAACGCGACCATCATGTTCGCCACCGATACGTTCCTGAACGGTTATGCGCGGGCCGCTAACCCGTACGACTTCCGCTCGATCCGCTACATGCTGGCGGGCGCCGAGCCGGTGCGCGAATCCACCCGGCAGCTCTATCTGGAGAAATTCGGCATTCGCATTCTCGAAGGCTATGGCGTGACCGAAACCGCGCCGGCGCTCGCGCTGAACACGCCGATGTTCAACAAGTTCGGCACCGTCGGCCGGCTGTTTCCGGGCATGGAAGCCAAGCTGGAAAAGGTGGAGGGCGTCGACGAGGGCGGCCGGCTGTTCGTCAAAGGGCCGAACGTCATGCTCGGCTATCTGCGGGTCGAGCATCCCGGTGTGCTGGAACGGCCACCGGAAGGCTGGCACGATACCGGCGATATCGTCACCATCGATGCGCAGGGCTTCATCAAGATCATGGGCCGCGCCAAGCGGTTCGCCAAGGTCGGCGGCGAGATGGTGTCGTTCGCGGCGGTGGAAGCACTGGCTGGCGAACTGTGGCCCGACGCCGTGTCGGCGGTGGTGTCCGTCCCCGATGCGCGCAAGGGCGAACGGCTGTTGCTCTATACGAACAAGGAAAAAGCGACACGCTCCGATTTCATCGCCTTCGCGCGTGAGCACCACGCGTCAGAGCTGATGATTCCGGCGGAAGT
- a CDS encoding YidB family protein has protein sequence MSERSGFPSMTALLGLIAIAGYQNRDKIAEILKDFSGGGAAPAGGKTPQGQVAQGQAPQGQVTGQTAGQGQLGGLRDILGGASAGGLLTGGLGELMDRMNNAGHKDTADSWVGKGPNKDIAPTDLKTAIGPEVLQTLSRATGLSQDELLNRLSRELPAAVDKYTPEGRLSA, from the coding sequence ATGAGCGAGCGCAGCGGATTTCCTTCGATGACGGCGCTGCTGGGTCTGATCGCCATTGCCGGCTATCAGAACAGAGACAAGATCGCTGAGATTTTGAAAGATTTCTCTGGCGGCGGTGCGGCGCCCGCCGGCGGCAAGACACCGCAAGGGCAGGTCGCGCAGGGTCAGGCACCGCAAGGACAGGTCACGGGCCAGACTGCCGGACAGGGCCAGCTTGGCGGCTTGCGCGACATCCTTGGCGGCGCCAGCGCCGGCGGCCTTCTCACCGGCGGTCTCGGCGAATTGATGGACCGGATGAACAACGCGGGTCACAAAGACACCGCCGATTCATGGGTTGGCAAAGGTCCGAACAAGGATATCGCACCGACCGATCTCAAAACCGCGATCGGTCCCGAAGTCCTGCAGACACTGTCGCGGGCGACCGGTCTCAGTCAGGACGAATTGCTGAACCGGCTGTCGCGCGAATTGCCGGCCGCAGTCGATAAATACACGCCGGAAGGGCGGCTGTCGGCGTAA
- a CDS encoding GlsB/YeaQ/YmgE family stress response membrane protein, producing MGIIWTIIIGFIAGVIAKFIMPGSNEPSGFILTTILGIVGAFVATFLGQAVGWYHAGEGAGLIGAVVGAIIVLFIWGMIASRRSTV from the coding sequence ATGGGCATTATCTGGACCATCATCATCGGGTTTATTGCCGGCGTTATCGCAAAATTCATTATGCCGGGGAGCAACGAGCCGTCGGGCTTCATCCTGACAACGATCCTCGGCATCGTGGGCGCGTTTGTCGCCACATTCCTTGGTCAGGCTGTCGGCTGGTATCACGCAGGAGAGGGCGCAGGCTTGATCGGCGCTGTCGTCGGCGCGATCATCGTTCTCTTTATCTGGGGAATGATCGCAAGCCGCAGAAGCACTGTTTGA
- a CDS encoding DMT family transporter translates to MQDSSSHAGLSATTVGTLCGIAAATCWALGLVVAKHGIAIGLAPTDLAFHRFVWSGLLLLPMMARVGFADLGGVGWWRGLVILVLAGPLQAIASYSGFFFAPLGHGAVIHPASAALGGLLLAYLVLGEQLSGSRIIGVIGIILGLAVLAGEAVTTIGGNAWTGDLLFATAGLMWAVFTTCLRKWRTSGIMAARIVGTLSLLIYAPLHAVLFGFDQMISVGLTENLIQIAVQGIFSGLLALYLFGRAVTALGAGRASTFPALVPALTVLIGFLILGEVPTIAQLAGLAIVGVGFRFALKP, encoded by the coding sequence GTGCAAGACAGCAGCTCCCACGCCGGGTTATCGGCAACGACCGTTGGCACCCTGTGCGGCATTGCCGCAGCGACATGCTGGGCGCTGGGCTTGGTCGTCGCCAAGCACGGCATCGCCATAGGCTTGGCGCCCACCGATCTCGCCTTCCACCGATTCGTCTGGTCGGGCCTGTTGCTGCTGCCGATGATGGCGCGCGTCGGCTTTGCCGATCTCGGCGGCGTGGGCTGGTGGCGCGGGCTGGTGATTCTCGTGCTGGCCGGGCCGTTGCAGGCCATCGCCAGCTATAGCGGTTTCTTTTTCGCCCCGCTTGGCCACGGCGCGGTCATTCATCCAGCGAGCGCCGCCCTGGGCGGATTGTTACTCGCTTATCTGGTCCTCGGCGAGCAGCTGAGCGGATCGCGCATCATCGGCGTGATCGGCATCATTCTCGGGCTGGCGGTGCTGGCAGGAGAAGCTGTCACCACGATCGGCGGCAATGCATGGACCGGCGATCTGCTGTTCGCGACCGCCGGCCTGATGTGGGCGGTTTTTACCACCTGCCTGCGCAAATGGCGCACCAGCGGCATCATGGCCGCGCGAATCGTCGGCACTTTGTCGCTGTTGATCTACGCACCGCTGCACGCGGTTCTGTTCGGGTTCGACCAGATGATCTCCGTCGGGCTGACGGAAAACCTCATTCAAATCGCCGTCCAGGGCATCTTCTCTGGATTGCTGGCGCTCTACCTGTTCGGCCGGGCGGTGACGGCGCTCGGCGCCGGCCGCGCCTCGACCTTTCCGGCTCTGGTCCCTGCCCTCACCGTGCTGATCGGATTCCTGATTCTCGGCGAAGTCCCGACGATCGCACAGCTCGCTGGCCTCGCCATTGTCGGCGTCGGCTTCCGGTTTGCGCTGAAGCCTTGA